One Thomasclavelia spiroformis DSM 1552 DNA window includes the following coding sequences:
- a CDS encoding IMP dehydrogenase, with protein sequence MAYFFDEPSRTFNEYLLVPGYSSKECQTKNVSLKTPLVKFKKGEEPALSLNIPLVSAIMQAVSNDTMAVALAREGGVSFIYGSQTIEDQAAMVKRAKTYKAGFVPSDSNLSVNDTLADVIALKEKTGHSTMAVTEDGSANGKLLGIVTGRDYRVSRMDLNTKVTEFMTPYDKLVCGHIGISLKEANDLIWDNKLNALPIIDDDQKLAYFVFRKDYETRKSNPNELLDDSKRYVVGAGINTRDYAERVPALVEAGADVLCIDSSEGFTEWQKMTIDWIREHYGDSVKVGAGNVVDAEGFRFLAEAGADFVKVGIGGGSICITREQKGIGRGQATATIEVAKARDEYFKETGIYVPICSDGGIVHDYHMTLALAMGSDFIMLGRYFSRFDESPTNKVSINGQYMKEYWGEGSARARNWQRYDMGGDSKLSFEEGVDSYVPYAGSLKDNVGLTLSKIKSTMCNCGALTIPELQQKAKITLVSSTSIVEGGAHDVVLKDSTSGNGHKN encoded by the coding sequence ATGGCATATTTTTTTGATGAACCATCACGCACATTTAATGAATATCTTTTAGTACCAGGGTATTCATCTAAAGAATGTCAAACAAAAAACGTTAGTTTAAAAACTCCACTAGTAAAATTTAAAAAAGGTGAAGAACCTGCCTTATCATTAAATATCCCGTTAGTTTCAGCTATTATGCAAGCTGTTTCTAATGATACAATGGCTGTTGCACTTGCAAGAGAAGGTGGAGTTTCATTTATTTATGGATCACAAACAATTGAAGACCAAGCAGCAATGGTAAAACGTGCTAAAACTTATAAAGCAGGATTTGTACCAAGTGATTCAAATTTGAGTGTTAATGATACATTAGCAGATGTTATTGCTTTAAAAGAAAAAACAGGGCATTCAACTATGGCAGTTACTGAAGACGGTAGCGCTAATGGTAAATTATTAGGGATAGTAACAGGTAGAGATTACCGTGTTTCAAGAATGGATTTAAATACTAAAGTTACTGAATTTATGACACCATATGATAAATTAGTTTGTGGACATATTGGAATTTCTTTAAAAGAAGCAAATGATTTAATATGGGATAATAAATTAAATGCTTTACCAATTATTGATGATGATCAAAAATTAGCGTATTTTGTTTTTAGAAAAGATTATGAAACAAGAAAATCAAATCCAAATGAATTATTAGATGATTCAAAACGTTACGTAGTTGGTGCTGGTATTAATACACGTGATTATGCTGAGCGTGTTCCTGCTTTAGTAGAAGCTGGAGCAGATGTTTTATGTATTGATTCGTCTGAAGGATTTACAGAATGGCAAAAAATGACAATTGATTGGATTAGAGAACATTATGGAGATAGTGTAAAAGTTGGTGCTGGTAATGTTGTTGATGCTGAAGGGTTTAGATTCTTAGCAGAAGCCGGAGCAGATTTTGTTAAAGTTGGAATCGGTGGCGGATCAATTTGCATTACTCGTGAACAAAAAGGTATTGGACGTGGACAAGCTACTGCGACAATTGAAGTTGCAAAAGCTCGTGACGAATATTTCAAAGAAACTGGAATATATGTTCCTATTTGTTCAGATGGTGGAATCGTTCATGATTATCATATGACATTGGCTTTAGCAATGGGTTCAGATTTCATCATGCTAGGAAGATATTTTTCTAGATTTGATGAATCTCCAACGAATAAAGTAAGCATTAATGGACAATATATGAAAGAATATTGGGGTGAAGGTTCTGCTCGTGCTCGTAATTGGCAACGTTATGACATGGGTGGTGATTCAAAACTTTCATTTGAAGAAGGTGTTGATTCATATGTGCCATATGCAGGAAGTTTAAAAGATAACGTTGGTTTAACTCTAAGCAAAATTAAATCGACAATGTGTAATTGTGGTGCGTTAACTATTCCTGAATTACAACAAAAAGCTAAAATTACACTTGTTTCTTCAACAAGCATTGTTGAAGGTGGAGCACATGATGTTGTTTTAAAAGATTCAACTTCAGGTAATGGACATAAAAATTAA
- the miaB gene encoding tRNA (N6-isopentenyl adenosine(37)-C2)-methylthiotransferase MiaB: protein MKDYSNYFKKPSLNEAKRRSRNEIGRYDDVYHVPADMIKAGVGKKYYIQTYGCQANERDSETLSGILESMSYRATDEIKEADIIILNTCAIRENAEEKVFGKVGYVKNLKKTNPNLIFAMCGCMAQEEVVVNRILEKHPHVDLIFGTHNIHRLPELLKEAFYSKEMIIEVWSKEGDVIENAPVKRDSKHKAWVNIMYGCNKFCTYCIVPYTRGKERSRLAKDIVKEVESLVADGYQEITLLGQNVNSYGKDLGNDYNFSNLLEDVAKTGIPRIRFTTSHPWDFSEDMIKIIAKYDNIMPAIHLPVQSGNNEVLKLMGRRYTREQYLELFYKIKKYIPDCTITTDIIVGFPNETHEQYLDTLSLYQECEYDLAYTFVYSPREGTPAAKMVDNVSSEEKDQRLYRLNEIVNEKAYKQNQRFLNKTVEVLVDGTSKKDDTMLTGYTRHQKLVNFKGNPKDIGKIIKVKITEAKTWALKGEAIES from the coding sequence ATGAAAGATTATAGTAATTATTTTAAAAAACCTTCATTAAATGAAGCAAAAAGAAGAAGTCGTAATGAGATTGGCCGTTATGATGATGTATATCATGTTCCAGCGGATATGATAAAAGCTGGTGTAGGTAAAAAGTATTATATCCAAACATATGGATGTCAAGCTAATGAACGTGATAGTGAAACATTATCTGGTATATTAGAAAGTATGTCTTATAGAGCGACGGATGAAATTAAAGAAGCTGATATTATTATTTTAAATACTTGTGCGATTCGAGAAAATGCTGAAGAAAAAGTATTTGGGAAAGTTGGATATGTTAAAAATTTGAAAAAAACAAATCCAAACTTAATTTTTGCAATGTGTGGGTGTATGGCACAAGAAGAAGTTGTTGTAAATAGAATTTTAGAAAAACATCCACATGTTGATTTGATTTTTGGAACACACAATATCCATCGTCTTCCTGAGTTATTAAAAGAAGCTTTTTATAGTAAGGAGATGATAATTGAGGTGTGGTCAAAAGAAGGTGATGTTATTGAAAACGCGCCAGTTAAACGTGATAGTAAACATAAAGCATGGGTAAATATTATGTATGGATGTAATAAATTTTGTACATATTGTATCGTTCCTTATACTCGTGGTAAAGAACGTTCTCGCTTAGCAAAAGATATTGTCAAAGAAGTTGAAAGTTTAGTTGCTGATGGATATCAGGAAATTACTTTATTAGGGCAAAATGTTAATAGTTATGGTAAAGATCTTGGAAATGATTATAATTTCTCTAATTTGCTTGAAGATGTAGCAAAAACAGGTATACCGAGAATTAGATTTACAACTAGTCATCCATGGGATTTTAGTGAGGATATGATTAAGATTATTGCAAAATATGACAATATTATGCCAGCAATCCATTTACCAGTTCAATCCGGAAATAATGAGGTACTAAAATTAATGGGACGTCGTTATACTAGAGAGCAATATTTAGAATTATTTTACAAAATTAAAAAATATATACCTGATTGTACTATTACAACTGATATAATTGTAGGTTTTCCAAATGAAACTCATGAACAATATTTAGATACATTATCTTTATATCAAGAATGTGAATATGATTTAGCTTATACATTTGTCTATTCACCTCGTGAAGGAACACCAGCAGCTAAAATGGTTGATAATGTTTCAAGTGAAGAAAAAGATCAGAGGTTATATAGATTAAATGAAATTGTAAATGAAAAAGCATATAAACAAAATCAAAGATTTTTAAATAAAACTGTTGAAGTTCTAGTTGATGGAACTTCTAAAAAAGATGATACAATGTTGACAGGATATACACGTCATCAAAAATTAGTTAATTTTAAAGGTAATCCTAAAGATATTGGTAAAATAATTAAAGTAAAAATTACTGAAGCAAAAACTTGGGCTTTAAAGGGTGAAGCAATTGAATCATAG
- a CDS encoding YlbF family regulator, translating into MKQLNHSLDYAKKINDYLLNLEVIKEYQKYEKIIHQDNKIIELEAKIKAYQKKIVNQKANQDENVVETIEEYQKIKNDFENHPIVVNYLYLKEEVDEILQSITSYINGQLLK; encoded by the coding sequence GTGAAGCAATTGAATCATAGCTTGGATTATGCAAAAAAAATAAATGATTATTTATTAAATCTTGAAGTAATTAAAGAGTATCAAAAATATGAAAAAATAATACATCAAGATAATAAAATAATTGAATTAGAAGCAAAAATAAAAGCTTATCAAAAAAAGATAGTTAATCAAAAAGCAAACCAAGACGAAAATGTTGTTGAAACAATTGAAGAGTATCAAAAAATAAAGAATGATTTTGAAAATCATCCAATAGTTGTAAATTATTTATATTTAAAAGAAGAAGTTGATGAGATTTTACAATCAATTACTAGTTATATAAATGGGCAATTATTAAAATAA